In one window of Ovis aries strain OAR_USU_Benz2616 breed Rambouillet chromosome 5, ARS-UI_Ramb_v3.0, whole genome shotgun sequence DNA:
- the LOC105610505 gene encoding olfactory receptor 7G1-like encodes MELRNKTGVSGFLLMEVTEDPKLQSLVFSLFLSMYLVTVLGNLLIILLAINYDPHLHTPMYFLLSNLSFTDICLSTTTIPKMLMNIHTQNQSIAYAGCLMQVRFVLMLASLDSCILSAMAYDLYVAVCHPLRYTVIVYSRLCCLLILLSLFTIIVDALLHSRMLLQLSFCAALEIPLLFCEVVQVIKLSCSDTLINNILIYFASSMLSGIPVCGIIFSYIQIVSSVLRIASASGKYKVFSTCGSHLSIVSLFYWTAFGVYISSAFTNSPRNSMVLSMRYTMVPQMMNLFIYSLKNRNVKGALKKLVSI; translated from the coding sequence ATGGAGCTCAGAAACAAAACAGGTGTTTCAGGATTTCTTCTCATGGAAGTGACAGAGGATCCAAAACTGCAGTCTCTTGTCTTCAGCCTGTTCCTGTCCATGTACCTGGTCACTGTGCTGGGAAACCTGCTCATCATCCTGCTGGCCATCAACTATgacccccacctccacacccccatgtacttcctCCTCTCCAACCTCTCCTTTACTGACATCTGTTTAAGCACAACCACAATCCCAAAGATGCTGATGAACATCCACACACAGAACCAAAGCATTGCTTATGCAGGCTGCCTCATGCAGGTCCGCTTTGTCCTGATGTTGGCAAGTTTGGATAGTTGTATTCTTTCAGCAATGGCCTACGATCTCTATGTGGCCGTTTGTCATCCACTGAGGTACACTGTCATCGTGTACTCTCGTCTCTGTTGCTTGttgattcttctttctctgtttacTATCATTGTGGATGCCCTGCTCCACAGTCGGATGCTCTTGCAGCTGTCCTTCTGTGCAGCTCTTGAAATCCCCCTCTTATTCTGTGAAGTTGTTCAGGTCATCAAGCTTTCATGCTCTGATACCCTCATCAACAATATCCTGATATATTTTGCATCTAGCATGTTAAGTGGTATTCCTGTGTGTGGAATCATTTTCTCTTATATTCAGATAGTGTCCTCTGTGTTGAGAATAGCATCAGCAAGTGGAAAGTATAAAGTTTTTTCCACCTGTGGGTCTCACCTCTCAATTGTGTCCTTATTTTATTGGACAGCTTTTGGTGTGTACATTAGCTCTGCTTTTACTAATTCTCCCAGAAACAGTATGGTGCTTTCAATGAGGTACACTATGGTCCCTCAAATGATGAACCTCTTCATCTATAGCCTGAAAAACAGGAATGTGAAAGGTGCCTTGAAGAAACTTGTCAGTATCTAG